A window of the Cicer arietinum cultivar CDC Frontier isolate Library 1 chromosome 6, Cicar.CDCFrontier_v2.0, whole genome shotgun sequence genome harbors these coding sequences:
- the LOC101515577 gene encoding glucan endo-1,3-beta-glucosidase 13: MATGFIFSASLFFLLLLIDCCSGSFIGICYGRNADDLPTPDKVAQLVQLHKIKYVRIYDSNIQVLKAFANTGVELMIGVPNSDLLSLSQFQSNADAWLKNSVLPYYPATKITYITVGAEVTESSYNTSSLVVPAMSNVLTALKKLGLHKKIKVSSTHSLGVLSRSFPPSAGAFNSSHAHFLKPMLEFLAENQSPFMIDIYPYYAYRDSSNKVSLDYALFHASSEVIDPNTGLLYTNMFDAQIDAIYFALMALNFRTIKVMVTETGWPSKGSPKEKAATPDNAQTYNTNLIRHVINNTGTPAKPGEELDIYIFSLFNENRKPGLESERNWGLFYPDQTSVYNLDFTGRGAIDMTTAANVTRSNKTSWCIASTKASEIDLQNALDWACGPGNVDCRAIQPSQPCFEPDNLASHASFAFNSYYQQNGASDVACSFGGTGVKVDKDPSYDKCIYMRDGNNITLANNTTALSSNSSSQQKRNYSSISMYLFVIIYLFILLNIQQS, from the exons ATTCATCTTTTCAGCTTCActcttcttcctccttcttctTATAG ATTGTTGCTCTGGGAGTTTCATTGGTATCTGCTATGGAAGAAATGCTGATGACCTCCCTACGCCCGACAAAGTAGCACAGTTGGTTCAacttcataaaatcaaatatgtcAGAATTTATGATTCCAATATACAAGTCCTGAAGGCCTTTGCAAACACTGGAGTTGAACTTATGATTGGTGTTCCAAATTCAGATTTGCTCTCATTGTCTCAATTCCAATCTAACGCCGACGCTTGGCTGAAAAATAGTGTTCTTCCTTACTATCCAGCCACAAAGATCACATACATAACTGTTGGTGCTGAAGTCACAGAAAGTTCCTATAATACCTCTTCTTTGGTAGTTCCTGCAATGAGCAATGTACTTACGGCACTCAAGAAACTCGGGCTGCACAAAAAGATAAAAGTTTCCAGTACTCATTCCCTTGGTGTTCTGTCTCGTTCATTCCCACCTTCAGCCGGGGCTTTCAATAGCAGCCATGCACATTTCCTGAAGCCAATGCTAGAATTTCTTGCCGAAAATCAATCGCCTTTTATGATTGATATATATCCTTATTATGCTTACCGAGATTCCTCGAATAAAGTGTCTTTAGACTATGCCCTTTTTCATGCATCCTCTGAAGTTATTGATCCAAACACTGGTTTGTTGTACACAAACATGTTTGATGCTCAGATTGATGCTATTTACTTTGCGCTGATGGCTCTAAATTTTCGAACAATTAAGGTCATGGTAACCGAAACAGGTTGGCCTTCGAAAGGTTCACCTAAGGAGAAGGCTGCAACTCCTGATAATGCACAAACATATAATACTAATCTCATTCGGCATGTTATCAATAATACCGGCACTCCTGCAAAGCCCGGGGAGGAGCtagatatttatattttctcaTTGTTTAATGAAAATAGGAAGCCTGGTTTAGAATCCGAGAGGAACTGGGGATTATTTTATCCAGATCAGACAAGTGTGTATAATCTAGATTTCACCGGACGAGGTGCCATTGATATGACTACAGCTGCAAACGTAACGCGGTCGAATAAAACATCATGGTGCATTGCTTCGACCAAAGCCTCTGAAATCGATTTGCAGAATGCTTTGGATTGGGCCTGTGGTCCTGGAAATGTGGACTGTAGAGCTATCCAGCCTAGCCAGCCTTGTTTTGAGCCAGATAATTTAGCTTCACATGCATCTTTTGCTTTTAATAGCTATTATCAGCAAAATGGGGCCTCTGATGTTGCTTGTAGTTTTGGTGGTACAGGTGTAAAAGTTGACAAGGATCCAA GCTATGACAAATGCATCTATATGAGAGATGG CAATAATATAACTTTGGCAAATAATACCACCGCGTTGTCATCAAATTCATCCTCACAGCAGAAAAGAAATTATTCTTCAATTTCTATGtatctttttgtaataatttatctCTTCATTTTATTGAATATTCAACAATCATGA
- the LOC101488330 gene encoding profilin-1: MSWQVYVDEHLLCDIEGNHLTSAAILGQDGSVWAQSHNFPQFKPEEITGIMNDFAEPGTLAPTGLYIGGTKYMVIQGEPGAVIRGKKGPGGVTVKKTNQALVIGIYDEPMTPGQCNMVVERLGDYLVEQGL; the protein is encoded by the exons ATGTCGTGGCAAGTGTACGTCGATGAACACCTTCTCTGTGACATCGAAGGTAACCACCTCACTTCTGCTGCTATCCTCGGTCAAGACGGTAGCGTTTGGGCTCAGAGTCACAATTTCCCTCAG TTCAAGCCTGAGGAAATTACTGGTATCATGAATGATTTTGCTGAGCCTGGAACACTTGCTCCAACTGGATTATATATTGGTGGCACAAAATATATGGTGATCCAAGGTGAACCAGGAGCTGTCATTCGAGGGAAGAAG GGTCCTGGTGGTGTTACTGTTAAGAAGACCAATCAGGCCTTGGTCATTGGCATTTATGATGAACCAATGACTCCTGGTCAATGCAACATGGTAGTTGAAAGGCTCGGTGATTATCTCGTTGAACAGGGTCTTTAA